The Thermanaerovibrio acidaminovorans DSM 6589 genome contains a region encoding:
- a CDS encoding type II 3-dehydroquinate dehydratase: MRYHVINGPNMNMLGRREAIYGSVTLAEVEAMCRRWGEEMGVGVECFQSNHEGELVEAVHRAYGSQGLVINGAGYGYTSVALRDAVSACPAPVVEVHMTNVAAREAFRRESLLTPVVRGLIMGFGARVYLLALEALRGE; encoded by the coding sequence TTGAGGTATCACGTGATCAACGGGCCCAACATGAACATGTTGGGTCGTCGGGAGGCCATATATGGGAGCGTCACCCTGGCGGAGGTGGAGGCCATGTGCCGTCGCTGGGGGGAGGAGATGGGGGTTGGGGTGGAGTGTTTCCAGAGCAACCACGAGGGGGAGCTGGTGGAGGCGGTTCACCGGGCCTATGGGTCCCAGGGGTTGGTGATAAACGGAGCGGGGTACGGTTACACCAGCGTTGCGTTGAGGGACGCGGTCAGTGCGTGTCCGGCGCCGGTGGTGGAGGTACACATGACCAACGTGGCGGCCCGGGAGGCCTTTCGCCGGGAGAGCCTTTTGACGCCGGTGGTTCGGGGGTTGATCATGGGCTTCGGCGCCAGGGTCTACCTGTTGGCGCTGGAGGCCTTGAGGGGGGAGTGA
- a CDS encoding aminotransferase class IV — protein sequence MAVMEALNAGAQEAVCMSREGYVAECTGDNIFVVKDRVVKTPHPSCGILKGITRDAVIQLAREMGLEVEEGHLTRYDLYTADEIFLTGTAAE from the coding sequence ATGGCGGTGATGGAGGCGCTGAACGCCGGAGCCCAGGAGGCGGTCTGCATGAGCCGCGAGGGATACGTGGCGGAGTGCACCGGTGACAACATATTCGTGGTAAAGGACCGAGTGGTTAAGACACCCCACCCGTCATGCGGGATCCTTAAAGGCATAACCCGAGACGCGGTGATCCAACTGGCCCGGGAGATGGGCCTGGAGGTGGAGGAGGGGCATCTTACCCGTTACGATCTCTACACCGCGGACGAGATATTTCTCACCGGCACGGCAGCGGAGTAG